One genomic window of Aethina tumida isolate Nest 87 chromosome 3, icAetTumi1.1, whole genome shotgun sequence includes the following:
- the LOC109602881 gene encoding CLIP domain-containing serine protease B9, which translates to MRGLKLLFCFVFVVGASGEAKQEGSLISQLPKNDTEDASESTTISWAPHLRFHMPCETPNGDVGICIEIKKCKVLMQVLFKAGSKKFLLESKCNSPSTSSGPSVCCGKYGHFVKDKSKLSQTEAPLPVPESEIGYRDNSFSTNYTERHTDAEVLEDATNPLPKKCGIQMPLVSSRIMGGTVAGIGEFPWLARLIHVNHNGYRTYGCSGYLISPSFVLTAAHCIISPTNSVKGNISSVIFGEHNTKTEVDCLKSNPKLCAPPPVEIRVKSLVFHPEFTLGDNSYPNDIGIIYLKNPVTFTDFIQPICLLDKPNYIVYQYQLSGWGKTDAAEISNVKMKVDVPSYDHQSCREKFQALELTVTDKQICAGGVKGKDSCTGDSGGPLMMTPNGTVWYAAGLVSYGLGCAREGWPGVYTSIPHYVPWIKSEIRKMVQSKSSRKAR; encoded by the exons ATGCGTGGTTTAAAGCTGTTGTTCTGTTTTGTGTTCGTCGTTGGTGCGAGTGGCGAGGCGAAGCAGGAAGGTTCTTTAATAAGTCAATTGCCGAAGAACGACACTGAAGATGCATCAGAATCGACCACAATATCATGGGCTCCCCATCTAC GATTCCACATGCCCTGTGAGACACCTAATGGAGATGTTGGAATAtgcattgaaataaaaaaatgcaagGTACTTATGCAAGTACTCTTCAAAGCCGgctcaaaaaaatttttattagagtcTAAATGTAATTCTCCCAGCACGTCCTCAGGACCATCAGTATGCTGTGGAAAATACGGACATTTTGTGAAggataaaa gTAAGCTGTCTCAAACTGAAGCCCCATTACCTGTTCCGGAATCAGAAATAGGATATAGAGATAATAGTTTCTCAACAAATTACACCGAACGTCACACCGATGCCGAAGTATTAGAAGATG CCACAAATCCGCTTCCCAAAAAATGCGGTATTCAAATGCCTCTAGTGTCATCAAGGATAATGGGAGGTACGGTTGCGGGAATTGGAGAATTCCCATGGTTGGCAAGATTGATACATGTCAATCATAATGGGTACAGAACGTACGGCTGCTCTGGTTATTTAATCTCGCCCAGTTTTGTTTTGACTGCAGCTCACTGTATTATTTCTCCCACCAACTCGGTCAAAGGCAACAT TTCCTCTGTCATATTCGGGGAACATAATACCAAAACAGAAGTGGACTGTTTAAAAAGTAATCCAAAATTATGTGCTCCTCCGCCGGTTGAAATTCGAGTTAAATCCTTAGTGTTTCATCCAGAGTTTACACTTGGAGACAATTCATATCCCAATGATattggaataatttatttaaagaatcctgTTACATTTACAG ATTTTATACAGCCGATCTGCTTGTTAGACAAACCGAATTACATTGTATATCAGTATCAACTAAGTGGATGGGGTAAAACGGATGCTG CCGAAATATCCAATGTAAAGATGAAAGTGGACGTGCCCAGCTATGACCATCAATCGTGCAGAGAAAAGTTTCAGGCTCTAGAATTAACTGTCacagataaacaaatttgcGCCGGAG gtGTTAAAGGCAAAGACAGTTGTACAGGAGACTCTGGTGGACCGTTAATGATGACACCGAATGGAACAGTATGGTACGCAGCAGGACTCGTTAGTTATGGACTAGGATGTGCCAGGGAAGGATGGCCTGGAGTTTATACCAGCATTCCCCATTATGTACCCTGGATCAAGAGCGAAATCAGAAAAATGGTGCAAAGTAAATCATCAAGGAAGGCTcgatga
- the LOC109602882 gene encoding phenoloxidase-activating enzyme 1 isoform X1, with the protein MGVKFRCQLFVVSLCFAISFVDISATNIKCIPLKDCPMAMTLVRTKKYAPETIEFLKTSHCGIRGSEPMVFCPTFRGCSNKYVQNGTCAHVHNCKPIQRAIREIDEHDVWTYLEGRRCYTDDYEFRVCCPQEDVQDRIFDDDNFIFDNPPPSRTLEPPKETPSSPPSPPTTSSPPRRNTPRTDNSILNLSSGQCGVHISENNRITGGSSTELGEFPWMAILVYVSKSGMKNGCGGSLINSKYIVTAGHCLDKEVLRQFQLQRLDHVILGEYDTNNETDCIFGGCSDPPIQYFIESFKVHPKFKIRNPQNDIGLIRLSTSVTFSDYIKPICLPNRDFTLQGNETFDIAGWGQTLTALSSSVKLKARIKYASPEECKQLNKKLVWNKSQVCAGGTNGKDTCKGDSGGPLMLGQIYGSEYIYLLVGITSFGLGPCGTRPSVYTYLPPYVDWIQQNIK; encoded by the exons ATGGGTGTGAAATTCCGGTGTCAGTTGTTTGTGGTCAGTTTATGTTTTGCGATTAGTTTTGTAG aTATTAGcgcaacaaatataaaatgcatTCCGTTGAAGGACTGTCCAATGGCCATGACATTAGTGAGGACGAAGAAATACGCACCGGAAACAATCGAATTTTTAAAGACCAGTCACTGTGGGATTCGGGGATCGGAACCTATGGTGTTTTGTCCAACTTTTAGGGGCTGCAGTaacaaatatgtacaaaatg gaacATGTGCGCACGTTCATAATTGTAAGCCAATACAAAGAGCGATTCGAGAAATAGACGAACATGACGTCTGGACTTACTTAGAAGGTAGGCGTTGTTACACGGATGATTATGAATTCAGAGTGTGCTGTCCTCAAGAAGATGTTCAAGATAGAATATTCGACGACGACAACTTTATCTTCGACAATCCACCACCTTCTCGAACCCTCGAACCACCGAAAGAAACACCGTCATCACCACCATCACCTCCGACAACTTCCTCACCACCAAGACGGAATACACCCAGGACTGACAACAGTATTTTAAACCTCAGTAGTGGACAATGTGGTGTGCATATCTcagaaaataatagaattacaGGAGGAAGTTCGACTGAATTGGGAGAGTTTCCCTGGATGGCCATTTTGGTCTATGTTTCCAAAAGTGGCATGAAGAATGGCTGTGGAGGATCATtgattaattctaaatatattgtCACTGCTGGTCATTGTTTGGACAAAGAAGTTCTGAGGCAATTTCAACTACAAAGGCT cGATCATGTAATTCTGGGAGAATACGATACGAATAACGAAACAGATTGTATTTTTGGAGGGTGTTCAGATCCTCcaattcaatatttcataGAATCTTTTAAAGTTCAtcccaaatttaaaattcgaaaTCCACAAAATGACATAGGATTAATACGATTGTCAACTTCTGTCACCTTTTCAG attataTTAAACCAATTTGTTTACCAAACAGAGATTTCACACTCCAAGGCAATGAAACATTTGATATCGCTGGTTGGGGACAAACGCTGACCG CTCTATCTAGTTCCGTGAAACTTAAGGCTAGAATAAAATACGCATCTCCAGAGGAATGCAAACAACTGAACAAAAAACTTGTGTGGAACAAGAGTCAAGTTTGTGCAGGTGGAACAAACGGCAAAGACACGTGTAAAGGTGACTCGGGTGGACCTTTAATGTTGGGTCAGATCTATGGTTCGGAATATATTTATCTGCTTGTCGGAATTACATCCTTCGGTTTGGGTCCATGTGGAACTAGACCTTCGGTTTATACGTATCTACCACCGTATGTTGATTGGATTCAAcagaacattaaataa
- the LOC109602882 gene encoding phenoloxidase-activating enzyme 1 isoform X2 — protein MAMTLVRTKKYAPETIEFLKTSHCGIRGSEPMVFCPTFRGCSNKYVQNGTCAHVHNCKPIQRAIREIDEHDVWTYLEGRRCYTDDYEFRVCCPQEDVQDRIFDDDNFIFDNPPPSRTLEPPKETPSSPPSPPTTSSPPRRNTPRTDNSILNLSSGQCGVHISENNRITGGSSTELGEFPWMAILVYVSKSGMKNGCGGSLINSKYIVTAGHCLDKEVLRQFQLQRLDHVILGEYDTNNETDCIFGGCSDPPIQYFIESFKVHPKFKIRNPQNDIGLIRLSTSVTFSDYIKPICLPNRDFTLQGNETFDIAGWGQTLTALSSSVKLKARIKYASPEECKQLNKKLVWNKSQVCAGGTNGKDTCKGDSGGPLMLGQIYGSEYIYLLVGITSFGLGPCGTRPSVYTYLPPYVDWIQQNIK, from the exons ATGGCCATGACATTAGTGAGGACGAAGAAATACGCACCGGAAACAATCGAATTTTTAAAGACCAGTCACTGTGGGATTCGGGGATCGGAACCTATGGTGTTTTGTCCAACTTTTAGGGGCTGCAGTaacaaatatgtacaaaatg gaacATGTGCGCACGTTCATAATTGTAAGCCAATACAAAGAGCGATTCGAGAAATAGACGAACATGACGTCTGGACTTACTTAGAAGGTAGGCGTTGTTACACGGATGATTATGAATTCAGAGTGTGCTGTCCTCAAGAAGATGTTCAAGATAGAATATTCGACGACGACAACTTTATCTTCGACAATCCACCACCTTCTCGAACCCTCGAACCACCGAAAGAAACACCGTCATCACCACCATCACCTCCGACAACTTCCTCACCACCAAGACGGAATACACCCAGGACTGACAACAGTATTTTAAACCTCAGTAGTGGACAATGTGGTGTGCATATCTcagaaaataatagaattacaGGAGGAAGTTCGACTGAATTGGGAGAGTTTCCCTGGATGGCCATTTTGGTCTATGTTTCCAAAAGTGGCATGAAGAATGGCTGTGGAGGATCATtgattaattctaaatatattgtCACTGCTGGTCATTGTTTGGACAAAGAAGTTCTGAGGCAATTTCAACTACAAAGGCT cGATCATGTAATTCTGGGAGAATACGATACGAATAACGAAACAGATTGTATTTTTGGAGGGTGTTCAGATCCTCcaattcaatatttcataGAATCTTTTAAAGTTCAtcccaaatttaaaattcgaaaTCCACAAAATGACATAGGATTAATACGATTGTCAACTTCTGTCACCTTTTCAG attataTTAAACCAATTTGTTTACCAAACAGAGATTTCACACTCCAAGGCAATGAAACATTTGATATCGCTGGTTGGGGACAAACGCTGACCG CTCTATCTAGTTCCGTGAAACTTAAGGCTAGAATAAAATACGCATCTCCAGAGGAATGCAAACAACTGAACAAAAAACTTGTGTGGAACAAGAGTCAAGTTTGTGCAGGTGGAACAAACGGCAAAGACACGTGTAAAGGTGACTCGGGTGGACCTTTAATGTTGGGTCAGATCTATGGTTCGGAATATATTTATCTGCTTGTCGGAATTACATCCTTCGGTTTGGGTCCATGTGGAACTAGACCTTCGGTTTATACGTATCTACCACCGTATGTTGATTGGATTCAAcagaacattaaataa
- the LOC109602871 gene encoding tubulin polyglutamylase ttll6-like, with the protein MAEHNTVPFVDNSDSSGWSSESDKADSKERTKKLSKLSSKSTVVETVHKKKKKGVISVCLTNCRYEVIRKTAQKFGYKEVAEGENWNMYWTDLSITIEKCKDMKRFQKINHFPGMLEICRKDLLARNLNRMLRLYPKEYNFFPKTWCFPADLGDALTYSRVRKNKTFILKPDTGSQGRGIVITKSLKEVRPYDKGICQVYITRPYLIDGYKFDLRVYVLITSCDPLRIYIYNEGLVRFATSRYKEPNGVNITNVFMHLTNYAVNKHSRTYNQDTEGGSKRRLSWFNGFLRTLKHDVDGLWYRIDDVIIKTIISAWPVLRHSYAACFPNHDIVPACSELLGVDIILDRKLNPQILEVNHSPSFHTDTILDSDVKENLLNDMFAMMNLEYCDKRKIMREDRKKVRERLLHGAVKESLHSEKKFTDYWKLEHQNRGGFRLVYPSAATEHVYKKFFEQGQCSLFNDTAASRAREAAQNAMRDEMVLKAKVEAAKRINSQKPARPLEVKSRSQIRSLEPSFYMSSKCSSNSFEPQMIVEAEERDRLQRMAQREYLVRSNGVMEHVYFSMKRNGVLRPQDERKFAIFDKIRSSGEPQTILGAKTNKPAISELLENIQSSNGSGELIRKEILFP; encoded by the coding sequence ATGGCGGAACACAATACAGTCCCATTCGTCGACAACAGCGACAGTTCAGGCTGGTCGTCGGAATCCGATAAAGCTGATTCAAAGGAAAGAACCAAGAAACTGTCAAAATTGTCCAGCAAAAGCACCGTGGTCGAGACCGTACacaaaaaaaagaagaagGGCGTGATTTCGGTGTGTTTAACAAATTGCAGGTATGAGGTTATTAGAAAGACTGCACAGAAATTTGGATATAAGGAAGTGGCGGAGGGTGAAAATTGGAATATGTATTGGACTGACTTATCAATCACTATAGAAAAATGTAAGGATATGAAGCGCTTCCAGAAGATCAATCACTTTCCAGGAATGTTGGAGATATGCCGAAAAGACCTACTTGCCAGAAATTTAAACCGAATGTTGCGATTATATccaaaagaatataatttttttcctaaaaCATGGTGTTTTCCAGCTGACCTTGGTGATGCATTAACCTACAGCAGAGTACGCAAGAACAAGACATTCATCCTCAAGCCCGACACTGGTAGTCAGGGCAGAGGAATTGTTATTACTAAAAGTTTAAAGGAAGTTAGACCCTACGATAAAGGTATTTGTCAAGTTTATATCACCAGACCCTATTTAATAGATGGTTACAAATTCGATCTACGTGTATACGTATTGATAACTTCATGCGACCCTTTGAggatttacatttacaatgaAGGACTGGTCAGATTTGCTACGAGTCGTTATAAAGAACCAAACGGAGTGAACATTACCAATGTTTTTATGCATTTAACAAACTACGCGGTAAACAAACACAGCAGAACTTACAACCAGGATACTGAAGGTGGTAGCAAAAGAAGATTGTCCTGGTTTAACGGATTTTTAAGAACCTTAAAACACGACGTGGATGGACTCTGGTATAGAATCGACGATGTGATCATTAAAACTATCATAAGCGCCTGGCCAGTCCTCAGACACAGCTACGCAGCGTGTTTTCCTAATCACGATATTGTGCCGGCTTGTTCTGAGTTGCTTGGGGTAGATATAATTCTGGACAGAAAGCTAAACCCTCAAATATTAGAAGTCAATCATTCGCCTAGTTTTCATACTGATACAATTTTGGACAGTGACgtcaaagaaaatttattaaacgacATGTTTGCCATGATGAACCTTGAATATTgtgataaaagaaaaataatgcgCGAAGACAGAAAAAAGGTACGCGAAAGATTGTTGCACGGCGCTGTAAAAGAGTCCTTGCATAGCGAGAAAAAATTTACTGATTATTGGAAATTAGAACATCAAAATAGAGGCGGGTTCCGCTTAGTTTATCCGTCTGCCGCTACTGAACACgtttacaaaaaattctttGAGCAAGGACAGTGCTCTTTGTTCAATGACACTGCAGCAAGTAGGGCCAGAGAAGCCGCACAGAACGCGATGCGTGACGAGATGGTGCTCAAAGCAAAAGTGGAAGCTGCCAAAAGAATAAACTCACAAAAGCCGGCTAGACCATTAGAAGTTAAGAGCAGATCCCAAATCAGAAGTTTGGAACCGTCATTCTACATGAGTTCCAAGTGTAGTTCAAATTCCTTCGAACCACAAATGATTGTGGAGGCTGAAGAAAGGGACAGGTTGCAAAGAATGGCGCAAAGGGAATACTTGGTAAGAAGTAACGGAGTTATGGAGCATGTTTACTTTTCGATGAAGCGGAATGGGGTTTTGAGACCGCAGGATGAGAGAAAGTTCGcgatttttgacaaaattcgAAGTTCAGGGGAGCCCCAAACAATTTTAGGTGCAAAGACCAATAAACCGGCAATTAGCGAATTGTTGGAGAACATCCAAAGTAGCAATGGATCCGGAGAACTTATCcgcaaagaaattttattcccATAA
- the LOC109602880 gene encoding tubulin polyglutamylase TTLL6-like has protein sequence MEGKSSTHSIPACHKKPKKKKNNSVSVCLTNCHYDLVSTTAEIFGYPKVEEDDDWNLYWTDMFVVFDKYKKMKRYQKINHFPGMSELCRKDLLARNLNRMSKLFPKDYKFFPKTWCLPFDYSDAILYSTNHKNCSFILKPDRGSRGKGIEIIRSLKNISPIVRKICQVYVNRPYLVNGYKFDLRVYVLVTSCDPLRIYIYNEGLVRFASNVYKTPKGRNVKNTFMHLTNYSVNKYSETNGQIKQTLAWLNDLLTAQNHNVDALWNKIDDAIIKTIISVQPVLKHLYITCFPDHDLFPACSELLGIDIILDHKLKPQILEVNHSPSFNIETLADFDVKENLIYDMFAMMNLDCCDKMKIILQDRKRITDRLTSGKSFKHRRKITGKTFQEYFDMEYKWRGDFRLIYPLPENQKLYQKFFNQSQNGTSAKLTNKHLHKKRNKSKFDKE, from the coding sequence ATGGAGGGAAAATCAAGTACACACTCTATACCTGCATGTCACAAAAAAccgaaaaagaagaaaaacaatAGTGTTTCAGTGTGCCTTACAAATTGTCATTATGATTTGGTTTCAACAACAGCAGAAATATTCGGCTATCCAAAAGTCGAAGAAGATGACGATTGGAACCTTTACTGGACTGATATGTTCGTTGTGTttgataaatacaaaaaaatgaaaaggtACCAGAAAATAAATCACTTTCCAGGCATGTCGGAATTGTGTCGAAAAGACCTGCTGGCTAGAAATCTAAACCGCATGTCGAAACTATTCCCGAAGGATTACAAATTTTTCCCCAAGACTTGGTGTTTGCCATTCGACTATAGCGATGCTATATTGTATAGTACGAACCACAAgaattgttcatttattttaaaaccagaCCGCGGAAGTCGGGGTAAAGGCATCGAAATAATCCGgtccttaaaaaatatttcgccTATTGTTCGGAAAATTTGTCAAGTATATGTTAACAGACCATACCTTGTAAATGGATACAAATTCGACCTTAGAGTTTACGTTCTTGTTACTTCTTGTGATCCATTGCGAATATACATTTACAATGAAGGATTGGTACGTTTCGCTTCAAATGTTTACAAGACACCGAAAGGTAGGAACgtcaaaaatacttttatgcaTTTAACGAACTATTCGGTAAACAAATATAGCGAAACAAATGGTCAAATAAAACAGACGTTGGCATGGCTTAACGATTTGCTGACCGCTCAAAACCACAATGTGGATGCACTTTGGAATAAAATAGACGATgccattataaaaactataatcaGTGTTCAGCCAGTACTAAAACATCTATACATAACTTGTTTTCCGGACCACGATTTGTTCCCAGCATGTTCGGAACTTCTTGGCATCGACATCATTCTcgatcataaattaaaacctcAAATACTGGAAGTAAATCATTCTCCAAGCTTTAACATTGAAACTCTGGCTGATTTTGatgttaaagaaaatttgatcTACGACATGTTCGCAATGATGAACTTAGACTGTTGCGacaagatgaaaattatactccAAGATAGGAAACGTATAACAGATAGATTGACCAGTGGAAAGTCTTTCAAACACAGAAGAAAAATAACTGGGAAGACatttcaagaatattttgatatggAATATAAGTGGAGAGGTGATTTTAGACTGATATATCCATTACCAGAAAATCAAAAACTTTACCAGAAATTCTTTAACCAAAGTCAAAATGGTACTTCAgctaaattaactaataaacatttacataaaaaaagaaataagtcaAAGTttgataaagaataa
- the LOC109602870 gene encoding uncharacterized MFS-type transporter C09D4.1 translates to MAHLSEEKSAEQKLTTTNNVEYETKAYKKRWYILAVFIWYSGINAYQWVEYTIVNDLVAKYYGVSSIAVDWTAIIFMFLYPFFVVPASYIIDKKGLKAAGLIGCIGTAVGTWVKIFSVREDLFWVVMIGQAIVSASQIIILCLPPKIAAVWFKPNEASTACALGVFGTQLGTAVGYILTPLIVPVSDDPEIVASGLKTMCWSLSASIIPAVIAVIFYFPSYPPKAPSVAQAKERFEKPKFNTKSFFKSMSDLFYNKGFVIHMVGYSISIAVFSGIGTLLSQFIIFYFPDQRELAGAMGFTIVVAGMVGSISFGVILDKTKKYKETTFVIYLLSAFSVIAFMYALEFQSKYFTYASCAFLGVFTSAYWSVGFELAVELTYPSEESTTTGILFAMTQLAGFLTTAALGYLNQWFGPYWSLASQAALLFIGTVVTGFIPNDLRRQAAFAAEKKAKFEPIPLMEKV, encoded by the exons ATGGCCCATTTAAGTGAAGAAAAATCGGCCGagcaaaaattaacaacaactAACAATGTAGAATACGAAACTAAGGCATACAAAAAACGTTGGTACATTTTGGCTGTGTTTATTTGGTATTCGGGAATTAACGCCTACCAATGGGTGGAGTATACTATTGTTAACGATTTAGTGGCCAAATATTATGGTGTGTCATCGATTGCAGTGGATTGGAcagcaattatatttatgtttttgtatCCGTTTTTTGTGGTCCCAGCATCGTATATCATCGACAAAAAG GGTTTAAAAGCGGCAGGACTAATAGGATGCATCGGCACAGCTGTAGGAACGTGGGTGAAAATATTTTCGGTTCGAGAAGACTTGTTCTGGGTCGTGATGATAGGCCAGGCCATTGTCTCAGCATCACAAATTATAATCTTGTGTCTACCACCAAAAATTGCTGCCGTGTGGTTCAAACCTAACGAG GCGTCCACTGCTTGTGCTCTTGGAGTTTTCGGTACACAGTTGGGCACAGCTGTAGGTTATATTTTGACACCTCTAATTGTGCCAGTATCAGATGATCCTGAAATTGTTGCATCAGGATTGAAAACTATGTGCTGGTCATTGTCTGCGTCCATAATACCAGCTGTTATTGcagttatatttt attttccgTCGTATCCACCCAAAGCCCCCAGTGTAGCACAAGCAAAGGAACGGTTTGAGAAACCCAAGTTTAATACCAAGTCCTTCTTTAAGTCGATGAGTGACTTATTCTATAACAAGGGTTTCGTTATACATATGGTTGGATATTCAATTAGTATTGCGGTTTTCTCTGGAATTGGCACTCTTCTGtcccaatttattattttctattttcca GATCAAAGAGAGTTGGCAGGAGCTATGGGATTCACGATTGTTGTTGCGGGTATGGTCGGGTCTATTTCTTTTGGAGTAATCTTGGACAAAACTAAGAAATATAA gGAAACtacttttgtaatatatttattgtcagCCTTCAGTGTGATAGCATTCATGTACGCCTTAGAGttccaatcaaaatatttcacatatgCAAGTTGTGCGTTTTTAGG TGTATTTACTAGTGCATATTGGTCGGTTGGTTTTGAACTAGCTGTTGAATTGACCTATCCAAGTGAGGAGAGTACTACGACTGGTATTTTATTTGCCATGACTCAATTGGCTGGATTCTTAACGACAGCGGCCTTGGGCTACTTAAATCAATGGTTTGGGCCATATTGGTCATTAGCTAGCCAAGCAGCGCTTTTGTTCATTGGAACGGTTGTAACAGGTTTTATTCCCAACGATCTCAGACGACAAGCGGCCTTTGCTGCTGAGAAGAAGGCAAAGTTTGAACCAATACCTCTGATGGAGAAAGTGTGA